Proteins from a genomic interval of Dehalococcoidia bacterium:
- the asnB gene encoding asparagine synthase (glutamine-hydrolyzing) has protein sequence MCGLAGYADLSGRPADLALLARMTAVLAHRGPDGEGLHLEGPVGLGHRRLAIIDLATGTQPMASADGRLWIAFNGEIYNFRELRSELERRGGWFFRTSSDTEVILAAYDAWGTACLRRLRGMFAFALWDAPQRRLLLARDRVGIKPLVYARLGDRFLFASEIKAILEDRTVPHDLDWEALGEYLTLGYVSAPRTIFRAIRKLPPASYLLLDPDSGRQSVHRYWDLQFRPDTRRSADEWMEGLRHHLVDAVESHLVADVPVGAFLSGGMDSSTVVALMARTQDRPVRTFSIGFDHADFDELAWAREVARRYSTDHYEMVVKPDAMEALPRLVWQFDEPFADSSALPTYYVAKITREHVTVALSGDGGDENFAGYRRYARAAALHRTLDVGPGRSIRPLLAVASRLLPRGVRGQGYLDLLGAPALERYFRMVALQTRAGLDALLGPEARRHLPAAPDGTRFQRMVAAAHVDDFVSALQYVDVHTYLPEDILTKVDRTSMLVALEARVPLLDHVLMEYLATMPSSLKLRDGQGKYILKRVMAQALPAGVLERPKMGFGVPLGAWFRGEVRDYARDVLLSRRTAERGLLNPLEVHRLLAEHAAGRDRSALIWALLCLEEWARRWLD, from the coding sequence TTGTGCGGCCTGGCCGGGTACGCTGACCTCTCTGGACGCCCGGCCGACCTGGCGCTGCTGGCTCGCATGACGGCTGTGCTCGCCCACCGCGGCCCGGACGGGGAAGGACTGCACCTGGAGGGGCCGGTCGGGCTCGGCCACCGCCGGTTGGCGATCATCGACCTTGCCACGGGGACTCAGCCGATGGCCTCGGCCGACGGTCGCCTCTGGATCGCCTTCAACGGCGAGATCTACAACTTCCGCGAACTGCGATCCGAGCTGGAGCGGCGCGGCGGCTGGTTCTTCCGGACGAGTTCGGATACCGAGGTCATCCTGGCCGCCTACGACGCCTGGGGCACGGCGTGCCTGCGCCGCCTGCGTGGCATGTTCGCCTTCGCCCTCTGGGATGCGCCTCAGCGGCGTCTGCTCCTGGCCCGCGACCGGGTCGGCATCAAGCCGCTGGTCTATGCCCGCCTCGGCGACCGGTTCCTGTTCGCGTCCGAGATCAAGGCCATCCTCGAGGACCGCACGGTCCCGCACGACCTCGACTGGGAGGCGCTGGGCGAGTACCTGACGCTGGGCTACGTCTCCGCACCGCGGACCATCTTCCGGGCCATCCGCAAGCTCCCGCCGGCCTCGTACCTGCTCCTCGACCCGGACTCCGGCCGGCAGAGCGTCCACCGCTACTGGGATCTCCAGTTTCGTCCCGACACGCGACGGTCGGCAGACGAGTGGATGGAAGGCCTGCGCCACCACCTGGTGGACGCGGTCGAGAGCCATCTGGTGGCCGACGTTCCCGTCGGCGCCTTTCTGAGTGGCGGGATGGACTCCAGCACGGTGGTGGCGCTCATGGCCCGAACGCAGGATCGTCCGGTCCGGACGTTTTCCATCGGCTTCGACCACGCGGACTTCGACGAGCTGGCGTGGGCTCGCGAGGTCGCGCGGCGCTACTCCACCGACCACTACGAGATGGTGGTGAAGCCGGACGCCATGGAGGCGTTGCCGCGCCTGGTCTGGCAGTTCGACGAACCGTTCGCGGACTCGTCGGCGTTGCCGACGTACTACGTCGCCAAGATCACTCGCGAGCACGTGACGGTTGCCCTGTCGGGCGACGGCGGCGACGAGAACTTCGCCGGCTACCGGCGCTACGCGCGGGCCGCCGCTCTGCACCGCACGCTCGACGTCGGCCCGGGCCGCTCCATCCGACCGCTGCTCGCGGTCGCCTCTCGCCTGCTGCCCCGCGGTGTGCGCGGCCAGGGCTACCTCGACCTGCTGGGGGCCCCGGCGCTCGAGCGCTACTTCCGGATGGTCGCTCTCCAGACGCGGGCCGGGCTGGACGCGCTGTTGGGTCCCGAGGCCCGGCGCCACCTCCCGGCGGCGCCGGACGGGACCCGATTCCAGCGGATGGTGGCCGCGGCTCATGTCGATGACTTCGTGTCCGCACTCCAGTACGTCGATGTCCACACCTACCTGCCCGAGGACATCCTGACCAAGGTCGACCGGACGAGCATGCTGGTGGCGCTGGAGGCCAGGGTCCCCCTCCTCGACCACGTGTTGATGGAGTACCTCGCTACCATGCCCTCGTCGCTCAAACTCCGCGACGGGCAGGGCAAGTACATCCTCAAACGCGTCATGGCCCAGGCGCTGCCGGCGGGCGTGCTGGAGCGTCCCAAGATGGGATTCGGCGTGCCTCTGGGCGCCTGGTTCCGCGGCGAGGTGCGGGACTACGCGCGGGATGTCCTGCTGAGCCGTCGAACCGCCGAGCGGGGACTGCTGAACCCGTTGGAAGTCCACCGTCTGCT
- a CDS encoding putative O-glycosylation ligase, exosortase A system-associated — protein sequence MPLRDLLVTAIVFGSLPICFARPWIGVVMWYWIGYMNPHRLAWGFAYDFPFAQLVAIATLAGLLFTRDRQPLPMVRETWLLLALAALFTLSTAFAMYPALAWEMWQKVAKILLFTFLTMLLCQTRERIRVLLLTIALSLGFYAVKGGIFTLTTGGVHQVQYPSATSMGGNTGLGLALDMALAMFFFLAREESNRWLRRLLRVMGVFAVPSILFSYSRGAVLGFGAVLLAMGLRSRRKSLVVAGALATVAFVWYFAPQQWFERMETIERYEEDRSAQMRLESWYVFYRVGLDRPLLGAGFWGPAQDEVFYSYLPDAIRAQNAHNSYLNVLGEHGVPALVVYIGLIVSCLVTLQRLQRARRGIAPPGWVASYAAALQVGLVGYMAAGTFLSAAYLEFFYHLVALTVVLKVVAEREMDATTVASTTAVTPERRSALVRPGRVR from the coding sequence ATGCCCCTTCGCGACCTTCTGGTTACGGCAATCGTCTTCGGCTCGCTGCCGATCTGCTTCGCCCGCCCGTGGATCGGGGTCGTGATGTGGTACTGGATCGGCTACATGAACCCCCACCGCCTGGCCTGGGGGTTCGCCTACGACTTTCCGTTTGCGCAACTCGTGGCCATTGCCACGCTCGCCGGGCTGCTGTTCACGCGTGACCGCCAGCCCCTGCCGATGGTCCGGGAGACCTGGCTCCTCCTGGCCCTCGCGGCGCTCTTCACGCTCTCGACCGCCTTCGCCATGTATCCCGCGCTGGCCTGGGAGATGTGGCAGAAGGTCGCAAAGATCCTGCTGTTCACGTTCCTGACCATGCTGCTCTGCCAGACGCGCGAGCGGATACGGGTGCTCCTGCTCACGATCGCGCTGTCGCTGGGCTTCTATGCCGTCAAGGGTGGGATTTTCACCCTGACCACCGGCGGCGTTCACCAGGTCCAGTACCCGAGCGCCACTTCCATGGGCGGCAACACCGGTCTGGGCCTGGCGCTCGACATGGCTCTGGCGATGTTCTTCTTCCTGGCCCGTGAGGAGAGCAACCGCTGGCTGCGCCGTCTGCTCCGGGTCATGGGCGTCTTCGCCGTGCCGTCCATCCTCTTCTCGTACTCGCGCGGTGCCGTCCTGGGATTCGGGGCCGTGCTGCTGGCCATGGGTCTGCGCAGCCGGCGCAAGTCCCTGGTGGTGGCGGGCGCTCTGGCGACGGTAGCCTTCGTCTGGTACTTCGCGCCCCAGCAGTGGTTCGAACGCATGGAGACGATCGAGCGCTACGAGGAAGACCGCTCGGCGCAAATGCGACTGGAGTCCTGGTACGTCTTCTACCGGGTCGGCCTCGACCGGCCGCTGCTCGGTGCCGGCTTCTGGGGTCCGGCCCAGGACGAGGTCTTCTACTCGTACCTCCCTGACGCGATCCGGGCCCAGAACGCCCACAACAGTTACCTGAACGTGCTCGGCGAGCACGGCGTCCCCGCCCTCGTCGTCTACATCGGCTTGATCGTCTCCTGCCTCGTCACGTTGCAGCGCCTGCAGCGTGCCCGGCGCGGCATCGCGCCGCCCGGCTGGGTTGCCAGCTATGCCGCCGCCCTTCAGGTAGGCCTCGTCGGCTACATGGCGGCCGGTACGTTCTTGAGCGCCGCGTATCTCGAGTTTTTCTACCACCTGGTGGCGCTGACCGTCGTCCTCAAGGTTGTGGCTGAGCGCGAGATGGACGCCACGACCGTCGCTTCGACCACCGCGGTGACGCCAGAGAGGAGGTCCGCCCTTGTGCGGCCTGGCCGGGTACGCTGA
- a CDS encoding glycosyltransferase, which produces MKILLLTHRVPYPLESGQHLRLYHLARHLADRHALALIAFGEPPYPAALSSVFARIETCPVPETQPSGSLVRRLARVLDPVEMIPWVPAMDRLISQTMATFRPDVVWVGGWDMLVYRNAVGERRVVADLMDDGLLECVREVFRTRRAVRLARAVRRLVQTVRWERRYFRLADVCTFVSSRDAAWARRVVPGLAAEVVENGVDTDFFAPAGLDEEHPSLVFEGNQSFPPNADAAAFLVRRVLPLVRQTYPQCRVYIVGRDPLPETRALAGPHVVVTGRVEDVRPYLERASVFVCPMRMGAGIKNKILQAWAMARPVVATRVAVGGLRAVPDENIVLADGPRALANGIVRLLDDEVRRRQIGKQGRDTVLVHYTWRRQAAALERVLRGER; this is translated from the coding sequence ATGAAGATCCTGCTGCTCACCCACCGCGTGCCGTACCCGCTGGAGTCGGGACAGCACCTGCGGCTCTACCACCTGGCGCGACACCTGGCCGACCGTCACGCGCTTGCGCTCATCGCTTTCGGCGAGCCGCCATACCCTGCGGCCCTGTCTAGCGTCTTCGCCCGGATCGAGACATGCCCCGTTCCCGAGACGCAACCCTCTGGGTCGCTGGTGAGGCGGCTCGCCCGCGTCCTGGATCCGGTGGAAATGATCCCGTGGGTCCCGGCGATGGACCGCCTGATCAGCCAGACCATGGCGACGTTCCGGCCGGATGTCGTCTGGGTCGGCGGCTGGGACATGCTCGTCTACCGGAACGCGGTGGGCGAGCGGCGGGTGGTGGCCGACCTGATGGACGACGGCCTCCTGGAGTGTGTCCGCGAGGTGTTTCGCACGCGCCGCGCCGTCAGGCTCGCGCGGGCCGTCCGTCGACTGGTGCAGACGGTCCGCTGGGAGCGCCGCTACTTCCGGCTGGCCGACGTCTGCACCTTCGTCTCGTCCCGTGACGCCGCGTGGGCGCGGCGGGTGGTGCCCGGGCTCGCCGCCGAAGTCGTCGAGAACGGCGTCGATACCGACTTCTTCGCACCAGCCGGCCTCGACGAGGAGCACCCCTCGCTCGTTTTCGAGGGAAACCAGTCCTTCCCGCCTAACGCCGACGCCGCCGCTTTCCTCGTCCGCCGGGTGCTGCCGCTCGTGCGCCAGACCTACCCGCAGTGCCGGGTCTACATCGTCGGCCGAGACCCGTTACCGGAGACCCGGGCGCTCGCAGGACCTCACGTCGTCGTCACCGGGCGGGTGGAGGACGTGCGCCCGTACCTGGAGCGCGCCTCGGTCTTCGTCTGCCCGATGCGGATGGGGGCCGGGATCAAGAACAAGATCCTTCAGGCCTGGGCCATGGCCCGGCCGGTCGTGGCCACGCGCGTGGCTGTGGGCGGCCTGCGCGCTGTCCCCGACGAGAACATCGTCCTCGCCGACGGCCCCCGGGCGCTGGCAAATGGCATCGTCCGGCTTCTCGACGACGAGGTCCGCCGCCGGCAGATCGGCAAGCAGGGCCGGGATACCGTCCTCGTCCACTACACCTGGCGCCGGCAGGCCGCGGCGCTGGAGCGCGTCCTGCGAGGAGAGCGCTGA
- a CDS encoding glycosyltransferase family 1 protein — protein sequence MSTYIGIDGRDAFAARPRGVGKSLRALLGRLPEAAPDWRFTAYTDRDGDMPLADRLDVRQITLRGDRVNAWERFRLPVAAWWDRVNLLHCPGQTAPPFAPCPIVLTVHDLIPLRIGDGWAARDIQRFRRSLARAVKQAARIIAVSEYTRGDLLTEFGLPGERVDVVPWGVDVPSEPPRDAGRFEALATAHRVRQPFFVAFGGDAPRKNVSRLIEALRELTRALTGDVQLVLIGVPDSARARFEELAEGLGVSKQVVTLGYLPDQDVATLLVFSEALVYPSLYEGFGLPVLEAMAVGAPVITSNTTSLPEVAGDAALLVDPTSAGAIAEAMRHCYLNAAVKADLARRGRRRAAAFTWDRAARATVATYRRVLGSGVTR from the coding sequence ATGAGCACCTACATCGGGATCGACGGTCGGGATGCATTCGCCGCCCGGCCCCGCGGCGTCGGGAAGTCCCTGCGGGCATTGCTCGGCCGCCTGCCGGAAGCTGCGCCCGACTGGCGCTTCACCGCCTATACCGACCGGGACGGAGACATGCCGCTGGCCGACCGCCTGGACGTCCGGCAAATCACCCTCCGGGGCGACCGGGTGAACGCCTGGGAGCGTTTCCGTCTGCCGGTAGCGGCCTGGTGGGACCGTGTCAACCTGTTACATTGCCCTGGCCAGACGGCGCCGCCCTTCGCTCCCTGCCCGATCGTGCTCACCGTGCACGATCTGATTCCGCTCCGGATCGGCGACGGGTGGGCTGCTCGTGACATCCAGCGCTTCCGTCGCTCGCTGGCAAGGGCCGTGAAACAAGCGGCTCGGATCATCGCAGTTTCCGAGTACACCCGCGGCGATCTCCTGACCGAGTTCGGCCTGCCCGGAGAGCGGGTCGACGTCGTCCCCTGGGGTGTCGACGTGCCATCCGAGCCGCCACGAGACGCCGGCCGGTTCGAGGCCCTCGCCACCGCGCATCGCGTCCGCCAGCCGTTCTTCGTCGCCTTCGGCGGCGACGCCCCGCGGAAAAACGTGTCCCGCCTCATCGAGGCGCTACGGGAACTCACGCGCGCCCTCACCGGCGACGTCCAGCTCGTCCTGATCGGCGTGCCGGACTCTGCCCGGGCCCGGTTCGAAGAGCTGGCGGAGGGCCTGGGTGTGAGTAAGCAGGTTGTCACCCTGGGCTACCTCCCCGACCAGGATGTCGCCACGCTGCTGGTGTTCTCGGAAGCCCTGGTCTACCCCTCGCTCTACGAAGGTTTCGGCCTCCCGGTGCTCGAGGCCATGGCCGTTGGGGCGCCGGTCATCACGTCGAACACGACGTCGCTGCCGGAAGTCGCCGGCGACGCCGCCCTCCTGGTCGATCCCACCAGCGCCGGCGCGATCGCGGAGGCCATGCGGCACTGCTACCTCAATGCCGCAGTGAAGGCGGATCTGGCCCGGCGGGGTCGTCGCCGAGCTGCCGCTTTCACCTGGGATCGTGCGGCCCGGGCGACCGTCGCCACTTACCGGCGCGTGCTGGGGTCGGGTGTGACGCGATGA
- a CDS encoding glycosyltransferase, with translation MTAPLVSVVIPSYNCGAYLEATLASVQQQTFTDYEIVLVDDGSTDGTLPLLRRLEGPRLRVETQRRRGPAAARNRGIERSTGRYIAFLDADDLWAPEKLAAQVALMEAEPALGMCFTDWAWLDGLPGSPSAFEAARAALDRLTARPVTESARILSGPDLLTAYLRRGPIPCWTSTVMVRRQTLDRVGAFNERLPWDEDTHLWLRLVKAARVGYVNRVLAWRRARLASMTNVVSEAESYRVSAESVATLAETLLLTSTEKSAVRLRVSQLRTAAGYCRLEAGDLRGARADFRASLVARPSMRAGLYWLSTWLPPRIFAALRSAKRHPRL, from the coding sequence TGCAACAACAGACGTTCACCGACTACGAAATCGTCCTCGTTGACGACGGTTCGACGGACGGCACCCTGCCCCTTTTGCGGCGCCTTGAAGGACCGCGTCTGCGGGTGGAAACCCAGCGCCGCCGCGGCCCGGCGGCCGCGCGCAATCGCGGCATCGAGCGCTCGACGGGGCGCTATATCGCTTTTCTGGACGCCGACGACCTCTGGGCGCCGGAGAAACTTGCGGCGCAGGTCGCGCTGATGGAGGCAGAACCTGCGCTGGGCATGTGTTTCACGGATTGGGCCTGGCTGGACGGCCTGCCAGGATCGCCCAGCGCCTTCGAGGCGGCGCGAGCAGCACTCGACCGACTGACAGCCCGGCCTGTTACTGAATCCGCCCGCATCCTGAGTGGACCAGACTTGCTGACGGCCTATCTGCGGCGCGGTCCCATCCCATGCTGGACCAGCACCGTGATGGTCCGCCGGCAGACACTAGATCGAGTTGGGGCGTTCAACGAGCGACTGCCATGGGACGAAGACACGCACCTCTGGCTGCGCCTGGTCAAGGCGGCCCGGGTCGGTTACGTGAACCGCGTGCTCGCCTGGCGCCGCGCGCGCCTAGCCAGCATGACGAACGTGGTGTCGGAAGCCGAATCCTATCGGGTGTCTGCCGAATCGGTTGCAACCCTGGCTGAGACGCTGCTGCTGACGTCTACGGAGAAGTCGGCCGTCCGGCTCCGCGTCAGCCAGCTTCGCACCGCCGCCGGCTACTGCCGGCTGGAGGCGGGCGACCTGCGCGGCGCCCGGGCTGACTTTCGGGCCAGCCTGGTTGCTCGACCCTCGATGCGCGCCGGCCTTTACTGGCTCTCTACCTGGCTACCTCCAAGGATCTTCGCCGCCCTCCGCTCGGCCAAGCGGCATCCAAGGTTATGA